CAACCTTGCTGCGGGCAGAACCTCGGCGCCCGGCGTCGGCGCCACCGGGCGGTGGGACGCGCACCGGGGCGGCGAGGGCAGGCCAGGCGGGGCGGTGGGTGGCGTGCGGGGAAATGCGGTGCGCCAGCGCACTGCGCTGGCGGGCTTCACCTTGGGACCGTTTGGGGCTCAGGCAGGCCTGCCCCGTCGGGGCAGTGGGGCGCCGGTAGGCCGATGCGGCGCCCGGTCACCTGAGCTGGCGGAGATAGCCCCGCGTCGTACGTTCGAATCGGATATTCGACCACTCATCAGGGTCATAGGGGCCGTAGTAGTCGGGCCGGCCCAACACACGCTCACGGTAGAAATCGTGAGCAAACAACGGCCAACGGCCGAGGCAGCGCTTCCAGAGATTGCGCCTGCGGAGGCGTTGCCGAGCCTCGAGCGGCAGCTCGCGCACGGGCTCCGCATCGACATAGATGGCGACACAGTAGCCCGAACCGGGCGGACCAGCTGCCTGACGAATCTCCTCAGGCGTCGGTGGCGCACCCCGGCCAGCCGGAACCGTCACGCGCACCTCTGCCCTCACCTCGGGGCAATCAGCCGGTCGTGGACGGTAGGGATTGCTCCACCGTGCTTGGTAGACGAATGTCGTTGGCCTCCTAGCCATACACGCCTCCACGAACACCATCAGCCCACCACATCATATCGGCGATCCATACCACCGCTGCGAGCAGCGTGTGGTAGAGATCGTTCGCCACGAGCGCCTCGACATCATCAAAGAGACAGACCGAGGGCAAGTATTGAGTTCCGACGCGCAGAACAGAGAACGAATAGCCGCGATACTCGCCACGCCAGAGGTTATCGCCAGCGACAGGCGAGAGGGTGAGAGCGGCGACGATCTCCAACAACTCTAGATTAGTGACCTGGTGCATAGGCATCACCGTAGATATAGCGCCTCAGCCGTTGGCTAGAGCCATCTGAATAGGCGCACCGGCAGGCGCACCGGCTGGCCACCCAGCACCGGCTCCGCTAGGCGCACCGGCAGGCGCACCGGCTGGCCACTCAGCACCGGCTCCGCTAGGCGCACCGGCAGGCGCACCGGCTGGCCACCCAGCACCGGCTCCGCTAGGCGCACCGGCAGGCGCACCGGCTGGCCACCCAGCACCGGCTCCGCTAGGCGCACCGGCAGGCGCACCCTGCCGGTTGTTTTTTTTGTTCGGAGGAGCACGTACAGACGGAAAAATCACGGATACCACGGTGTGGCGACATAGTACAAGCTCCTTACTACGACCTCATCATCGTCATCCTCATCGGCATCCTCATCCTCGCAGCCGAGCTCATCACACTCAACCCACTCGCGTTCAGCGCCGCATGTGGGGCAGATGGTTGAGTCAATCATGGGATCTCCATCCACCGGAGTGTAGCGATATTCGTCGACAAGGAGAGCGCCGATCGTGGGCCAGAGCTCCGCGAGGACCCGGCGGGCCTCAGCCCGAGCATCGAGGCCGTATTCCTCACGCAGCTCCTCAGTCAGCGCCTCGAGTTCGAAACCGAGCCAGGCGACAGCGATGTACTCGATTTCATCGGGATTCATGGTTGACCTACCCTGCAGGCGGCAGCTATACTAGCTCCCAGCCCGCACGCAGCAGCGGGCGACCGGCAGGCGCACCCTGCCGGTTGTTTTTTTTGTTCGGAGGAGCACGTATGCACGCACCCCTCACGACGTTCCTACCGGACTACTGCGCGGCGCTCCGCGCAGCCGGACGACGACCCCGAGGCATCGAGAAATATCACCATACGATGCTGAGGTTCATCGCCTGGCTGGGCGAGGGCGCGACGCAGGCAGACATCACCGCGGAGAGCATCCAGCGATACCAGGAGCAGCTAGCAGCACGTTGCAGCGCCAGTACGGTATGCAACGCGCTCAGCACCATCCGATCGTTCTGCCGGTGGAGCCGACGACGAGGCTACCGGCAGGACGACCCGACCGAACAGGCAGAATGGCCACGGCGACGGCGACCACTGCCACGGCCATACACGAAGCGAGAGATCGGCGCGCTACTCGCAGCGCTAGACGGAGACGATCCCGTAACGCGGCGCAACCGGCGAGCCGTACTGCTGATGCTGTACGCCGGGCTGCGCATCAGTGAAACCGCAGCGCTGGAGTGGCGCGACATTGACCTAGACCACGGCGAGCTCGTTGTACGAGACGGAAAAGGCGGCAAAATGCGGAGAATACCACTACACCCCCGACTGAGGGCAGAACTGGAGACCGTACCAGTCAGCGAACGGCAGCCCATCCGCGCAGTTGTTGGCCAACCCAATGGCGAACCACTAACCCTGAAGGCATTAGGTCATGTTTTTGACCGGTGGCTGCGCAGGCGCGGCATCATAGCCACGGCACACCGGTTGCGACATACATTCGCAACCGAGCTCCTGCGCAATGGCGCAAACATTCGTTACATCCAGGAGCTACTCGGACACCAGGATATCTCTACAACAGAGATCTACCTGGGGGTGTACCAAGACGGGCTACGAGACGCTATTGAGCGGCTACCGACATGGTGAGAAATCCCAGTCCCTCCGCCACCCGAACGCGCCGGCTGCTTTCAGCCGGTGCGTTTCGTTTTGGCGTGCTCCAGCCGGGTTGGCGCGTAGGGTAGCGGACTGGCGGCTCCTGTGTTGCGCCCGCAGGGCGGGCGCGCGGGAGCCTGGCTCCCGCACTCCAAACGTGCGCTGCACCCGCGCGGCGGCGTTTTGGGAGTGCGCAAGCCACGCTTGCGCGGCGCGCGCCACGCGCGCCATCTTGCCCGGCGACTGCGAAAGCGGACTGGCGGCTCCTGTGTTGCACCCGCAGGGCGGGCGCGCGGGAGCCTGGCTCCCGCACTCCAAACGTGCGCTGGCCCTCGCCATCCGCCTCGGGCCGGCACCAATCCTAACGCAACAGAACAACGGTCGTGGCCGGTGCCCGCACGCGACCATCCAAGCAGGGCTGGTGTTCAGGCCGGGCGGAGCTGCCCACGCCGCCCGCGGCGCGCTCGCCACCAGGCTCCCACCAGTGCAATTCCCTGCCAGCCGGCGAAGAGCAGCGCCGGTCCCAGCGCCAACACGGCGCGGTAGCGCTGCCACCACTCCGGGTCGGGCAGCGGCGGAAAGAAGACATAGATCAGCGGCACCAGCAGCGCGAGCAGCAGCGCCGTACGCGCGGTGACGCGCCAATCGAGCAGCGCCGCCAGCGCCACAAACCAGGTGGCGTACCAGGGCCAGAACCAGACCGCGCCGATCGTGCAGTAGATGAAGAAGATCCACGCGCCCGCCAGCAGCGCCGTACGGAAGGTGCGCGTCACCGCTGCCGCCGCCAGACAACTGAGCGCTAGCATCGCCAGCGCCACGCGCCGCACCCAGGCGTTGACCCAATCGGCGTTGCGCTTGGCTTCGGCCTGCAGCACACGGAAGCGGCTGCGATCGCGCATGAACTGCGCGCGCTGCGCCTGTGCGAAGCGTTCGACGGCCGCCGACGCACCATCCACATCATCGGCAAGCGTGGCCCCGCGGCGCGGCAGCGCGAAGATGGTCAGGGGTTGCGTCAACAAGGGATCCGGCCAGCGCCCCAAACGCCACATCGTACGCTGGACTTCGTTGCTGGCCACATCCGCCAGCGAATTGATCAAGCGCTGTTGCGGTGGCGCGTCCACCAGGATCTCCAGCGTCCGCCAGCCCTCCCAGTAGGGCGCGTAGAGCGCCGTACAGAGCATGACACACAGGGCCAGCGCGCCCAGCGCGCGGGTGATGCGCTGCCGCCATGTGCGCGCCTGCCAGAGCAGCACCAGACCATACAGCGGCAGCAACGGCAGCGCGATCCACTTGGTCAGCACCGCCAGCGTCCAGGCACCGATGGTCAGGAGCCAGGCGCCACGCAGATGCAACCAGATGCCCAGCAGGATAAAGGTGATCATCAACACATCGTTGTGGGCATTCCCGGCAAATTCGATCAGCGTCAGCGGGCAGAGCAGGTAGAGCGCCGTGCCCCACACGCGCTGCTCCGGTCGCCAGCGCGTCAGGATCGCCCAGATCAGCGCGCCGTTGGCCAGGTGCAGCAGCAGCGCCAACAGTTTGTAGGCCAGCACATAGGCGATCACGTGCGAGCGAATGCTCTCGACGATCAGCGTCAGCAGCAGCGAGGGGTAGATCCAGGCCGGGCCATACACCGACGGCACCGTCTTCCAGTTGACCCAGACATAAAAGCGATCGCTGGGATAGGCCGAGGGCGGATCGATAAAGGGATTGCCGCCGTGGATCGCCGCGATGCGCCCAAAGGCGATGTAGCTGTAAATGTCGCTGGAGAGCAGGTTAGGCAGCGCCAGCAGCGGCAGGCTAAAGATCAAGGCCATGCCCAGCAACACGCGCAGCCGCGGTTGAAACGACGGCGCCTGACGCCGCAGCCAGATCAACAACAGCAGATACGCTCCGCTCAGCAGCGCTAGACTGGCCAGCATCCACCAGGGATGCGCCTGCGCCGCAGCCGAGCGGCGTGCGGCCTCAACCTGTTCTTCTGAAAAGATCGTGCGGTAGAACCAGGCCCAGTAGCCCTTGAAGGGATCGAGCACCTGGCCGCGCGCCCAGGCCTGGCTGCGTAGATGCATCAGCACAAAGAAGCTGATGAAGCCCAGGAACTGCAAGCTCCCCAGACCCACCAGCACCCACTCATGCGCTGCCAGGCGCGTCCGGACACGCGCACGGACACGCTGCAGCGCATGGCTACTCATCTGGACCGACACCGACAACTCCTCCTCTGCAACGGGCTGGATTATACCACCGGCGACCTGCAGGATCGGGTAGGCATGTTATAATTGCGCGATGGTCCGAGCTGACTCCGTTAGCAAGTCGCTTGCCAGAGTCAGGACACGCTCATACCGGGAGAGCAAGCGTTGATGGCCAACCCGCTTCGTCATCTGTTCGGCGCTTTCAGCCGCGACCTCGGCATCGACCTGGGCACCGCCAACACCATGGTGTATGCCCGTGGCAAGGGCATCATCATCGCCGAACCATCAGTAGTGGCAATGGACCGGCGCACCAGGCGTGTGCAGGCCGTGGGCACTGAGGCCAAAGCGATGGTCGGCAAAACGCCGAGCAGCATCGTCGCCGTCCGCCCGCTCAAAGACGGCGTGATTGCCGACTTCGATGTCGTCGAGGAGATGTTGAAATACTTTATCCAAAAATCGGGGGCGCAGCGGCCGCGCGTAGTGATCGGCGTTCCGTCGGGCGTGACCGAGGTAGAAAAGCGCGCTGCCAAGGATGCGGCCGAAAACGCCGGCGCGCGGCAGGCCTTTGTCGTCGAAGAGCCGATGGCTGCGGCAATCGGTGCGGGATTGCCCGTTGAGGAGCCGATCGGCTCGATGATCGTGGATATCGGCGGCGGCACTACCGAAGTGGCGGTGATCTCGCTGGGCGGCATCGTCGTCAACCACTCGCTGCGGATCGCCGGCGACGAGATCGACGAAGCCATCGTCCAGTTTGCACGGCGCGAGTACAACCTCTTTATCGGCGAGCGCATGGCCGAAAAAGCCAAGATCGCCGCCGGCTCGGCCTACCCGCTGGATGAGGAGATCACCGTGACGCTGCGCGGACGCGACCTGCTCACCGGCCTGCCCAAAGCGGTCGAGGTGTCGAGTGTCGAGCTGCGCGAAGGCATCGCCGGGCCGATCTCGGCGATCGTCGAAGAGGTGCGTACGGCACTGGAAGAGACGCCCCCTGAGCTGGTTGCCGATATCATGGAGCACGGCATCATGTTGGCCGGCGGCGGCGCGTTGCTGCACGGCTTGGCCCAGCGCATCGCCGCCGAAACCAAGATGCCGGTGCACATTGCCGATGAACCGCTGAGCTGCGTGGCCCGCGGCGCTGGTCGCATGGTCGAGGAGTTCGCCAATCCCAAGTATCGCGCGATCCTGGAGCGCAGCCAGAACAATGGCCGTATGCGGCTGAGCGAAAGTCGCTGGAGTCGACGTTAAAGCAGCAGTGGACGCCGATCACAGCGCCGAGCGTCCTATTCGTCTATGCGCACGACCTTCGATGCTTCCAACCAGCCACGCTCCGCGCCGCTGGGCCGACGCCGGGCCACCAGCCTGCTGCTGCTGCTGTTTTGCGCTCTGGCGTTGATCATCCTAGACAACGAGGGCGTGCTCGATCCGGTCAAAAGCCGCGCGCACAGCGTGTTGCTGCCCGCCGCTGCGCGTCTGACGCAGGTGCGGCTGGCCCTTGGCGAGACGCTGGGCATGCTTACCGGCCAGAGCGCCACGCGCCAGGAGCTCGCGCGCCTGCAGGAAGAGGTCAGTCGCCTGCGCCAGCGCAACATCGAGCTAGAGGCGCAACTGGCGCGCCTGCCGCTGCTGGAGCAGGAGCTGCAGATTCGCACCACCTACCACTGGCAGACACTGGCCGCCGAGGTAGTGCGCGGCCCGACCGACGACGGCCGCCGGCTGATCCGCATCAACAAGGGGCGTCTGGACGGCGTGCAGATCGGTATGGCTGTGGTGGCCAAGGAGGGCGGCAGTCCCGCGGCACTGATCGGCGTAGTGGAGCAGGTCTTTGCCCAGGCCGCCGACGTGCTGCTGATCACCGACTACGGCTCGACGATCAGCGCGCGCACCGCTGGCACCGACACGCCTACCGTCGGCATGATCGTCGGCCAGTGGCAGCTCGGCAGCCGCCTGCGCCTGACCGAGGTGACGCGCGATGTACCGCTCAAAGAAGGGCAGTATGTCGTCACCGCCGGCCTGAGTCAGGCGCTGGAGAGCGACACGCCCATGGCGCAGATTCCTCCGGACGTGCCGATCGGCACGCTGCTGAGCGTGACACAGCGCGGCAACGTCCAGACTGCCGAGGTTCAGCCCTTTGTTGATCCCGACCGGGTGCGCAACGTATGGGTGATCGTCGGCCAAAACTAGAACAGCGCATCGCCACGGAGGCGATCTGGGCGGTGTTGCTGCTGACACTGGCGCTGTTCGAGACATCGCTGGCGCCAACGCTGTGGCGCTTCCGCGTCGATTGGGTGCTGGTGCTGACACTGGGGTGGACCCTGCTCTACGGTCTGCTACCGGGCGTGCGCATCGCGATCTATGGCGGACTGGCGCTCGATCTGCTCGGCTCCAACCCGCTGGGCACCCACCTGCTGGCGCTGCTGCTGAGCGTGATACTGGTTGCGCTGCTGGGCGAGCCGCTGGATCGTGAAGCGCCGCTGACCACAACGCCGCTGCTACTGGCAGCGGCGCTGCTCTACGGGTTGACGCTGACGACGGTGCTAGCCATCAGCGATGCGGCGCTGCCCTGGCAGCGCCTGTTGCTGGTGGAGGTCCTGCCCACGGCGATCATCAATACGCTGGTGATGATCCCGGCGACGGCGCTGCTGCGCCGCTGGCAGCGCCGTCGGCAACCGGCGGCGAACCTGGAGTGGATCTGAACGGGCGCTGCGTGTGGCAGGCTATTAGGCCGCAACCATGCCGATGAGTCGCTTGCTGATCTTTCGGATCGCCATCCTGCTGATCTTCGCCGTGTTGGTGCGGCAGCTCTTTGTGCTGCAGTTTCGCGAAGGCGCGACGCTGGCACAATCGGCCCTGGCCAACACCTTCCGCGATGTCTACGAGCGTCCGTTGCGTGGTGAGATCTACGCCGCCGACGGCGAGACGCTGCTGGCCGAAAGCCGTCCCAGCTACACCATCGCCATTCTGCGCAGCCAGTTGCCGGAAGACGAGGCCGAGCGCCAGCAGATCTTCGCCTGGCTGGACGATGTGCTCCAGTTCCAGAGCACGCTGGTGGTCACGCCCGCCGAGCAACTCAGCTACGAGCCACGGCTCAAGCAGGAGCTGGAGCTGCTGGCCGGCCCCTTCGACACGCCGCCGCCTTCGCTCACCGAGGCGTTCACGATCACCGTGCCGCTCTCGCACTCGGTCGAAGCGCTCCAGCTCACGCGCCAGTACACCGGCACGCTGCTGTTCCGGTCGCCGATCGAGGATCTGCTGCGCCGCGCCGATCTGCCGGCCTACGAGACGGTGCCGCTAACCACCACCACCAACCTGGATATTGGGCGCATCATTCTGGAGAACAAGAGCGTGCCACCCGGCCTGCCAGGGGTGCAGGTTGAGCAGAACTATCAGCGCCACTACCCCAAGAGCCCGGAAACGCCTTCGCTGGCGCATATTCTGGGCTACATCGGCTCGTTTTCCGAGTGCGACATCCTGACGCGCAATCCGCCACGCTTCTGGCCGGCCTACCTGGTGGCGAGGCTACGGCAGCCGGCGCAACGCGAGCAGATCCTGGAAGAGTGCTTCCTCGACGAGGAGACGTTGCGCAAGCTGGAAGCCAACCAGGATACTCAGTTGCGCTACCTGCTCACCGACCGCATCGGGCGCGCCGGACTGGAACGCGCCTACGAGGAGGTGCTGCGCGGCCAGCTCGGCATCACGCGCGTGGAGGTGGATGTGACCGAACGGCTGGTCAGCGAGCCACAGGTCACGCGTCCCACGCTGCCGGGCAACAACCTGATCCTGACGATCGACTATGCCCTGCAGCAGCGGACCGAGCAGATCCTGCGCAAATGGATCGCCGAGGCCGAGCGGCGCCGCGTAACGTCGCCACCGCCCAGCCGGCCGGGACAGCCCGACAAGCGCGCGTACTACCCAATCGAGGCCGGCGTGGCGCTGGTGATGGAGGTCAAGACCGGGCGGATGCTGGCCATGGTGAGCTGGCCCGCCTTCGACAACAACATCTTCAACCGCCCACTCAGCCAGGACGAAGCGAAAGCTATCTTTGATCCGGGCTATCCCAGAAAACCGCCGGCGATCAACCAGGCGATTCAGGGCCTATACCCACCCGGCTCGACCTGGAAGCAGATCTCGGCGGCGGCGGCGCTGGCCGGCGGCGTGATCGGCCCCGATACCAAGCTGCGCGATCCGGGCTTTCTGGCGGTCAAAAACAAGTATTTCGAGAATGACCCACGTTTCGATCAGATCTTTCCCAACTCAGTACGCCGCGACAACGGCTGGATCAATGTGCGGCAGGCGCTGCAGGTCTCGTCCAACGTCTTCTTCCAGTCGGTGATCGGCGGCACGCAGTATGTGCGCAACCTGGCGGAGGGCGAGAAGATCGCCGGCCTGGACGAAACCGCGGAGAAGCTCGCCGACATGGCCTACGCTTTCGGCTTCGGCAAGCCCACCGGCATCCCGCTACCGGGCGAACTTGCCGGACGCGTGCCCTCCAAGTCCTGGAAAGCGCGCCAGCCAGGAGCCTTCGGCCAGGAGGCCTGGACCATCGGCGACACCTACAACACCGCCATCGGCCAGGGCAACCTGGCGGTTACGCCGATCCAGTTGCTGGTTGCGTCGGCGGCGGTCGCCAACGGTGGCACGCTCTTCCAGCCGCAGCTCGTCAAAGAGATCCGCAGTCCCGATGGCCAGCTTATTGATGAGATCGAACCGGTGATCAATGGCCGCGTGCCGGTCGCGCCCGAGCATCTGCGGGTCATTCGCGAGGGCATGCGCCTGTCGGTAACGGACGGGCTGAATGTCTGCGCGCGCGACGACATCTCCGGCTTGGCGATTGCCGGCAAGACCGGCACCGCCGAATACAATGAGGTGATCGATCCCGACAAGCCGGCGACCGAGGACAACATCCGCAAGCGTTCGCATGCCTGGTTTGTCGGCTTCGCGCCATACGCCGATCCGGAGATCGAGGTACTGGTGCTGATCGAGGGCGCCGGCGACATGAACGACGGCTCGGCCACGCTCGCAGTGCCGGCCGTGACCGAGATCATGCAGGCCTACTATCAGGTCACGCCGCCGATCGATCCGGCCACGCCGATCCCGCCCTACAACCTGCCGTGCCACTAGGCGCGCCGGTCATACGCGCCAACCGGCGCATCGGCGGGGTCGGAGCATGACTGATAGCCGGCGACAGACCGCGCAGCACCACGTACACTATGGTCTGCAACAACAGCCGCGCGGCTGTCACCGTTCTGCAAGGCGGGCGCGTTCAGAGTATTGACGGCAGCGTGTATAATCCGCACCAGGCATGAATGGAGCGATCGCGATCAAAGGCAGCAGGGATGGGCTGCGCTTGTTGCTGGCCGACGATGCCGACTGGCAGGAGGTGCTGGAGGCGCTCGATCGCCAGTTGGAGCGCGGCGCAGGCTTCTTTCATGGCGCCCATCTGACGATCGACATTGGCGCGCGCCCGCTCAACGAGGCGGAGCTGGCCGCCGTGCTAGCGATCATGCAGCGCCACGGCCTCCAGCCGGGCCAACTGGCCACCAGCACGCCCGAAGGCCGTCAGGCGGCGCGCGCCGTCGGCTTGGCCACGCGCCCGGCCCTGCGTCCCGCGGCGACGCCACCCGAGCGCGATGCGGACAGCGCCCTGCTGGTGGTGCGCACCCTGCGCTCCGGCCAGATCTTGCGCCATCACGGACATGTGACGATCGTCGGCGATGTCAATCCGGGCGCCGAGATCATCGCCGGCGGGCATGTGGTAGTGTGGGGACGCCTGCGCGGGCGTGTGCACGCCGGCGCGCTGGGCGACGTCACGGCCATCGTCGCCGCGCTGGAGTTTGTGCCATCGCTGGTGCAGATCGCCGATAAACTCTCGCAAGCCCCCGATCAGCGCCCACAGGGGCCAGAAGTGGCACGCATCGCGGGCGATCGGATTGTGGTCGAACCCTGGGAGGGGAGCAAACGTTGAGGCCGGAGCCGAGCACCGACATACTGCGCAGCAGCCTGATCACTGCGCGGTGGCGTTCGGTCCGTAAAGGAGTAGCTGCATGGCGCGCGTAATCACGATTACCTCAGGCAAGGGCGGCGTCGGCAAGACCACCACCACCGCCAATCTAGGCACGGCGCTGGCAATGCAGGGCCAACGCGTCGTGGTTGTGGATGCCGATATCGGCCTGCGCAACCTGGATGTCGTGATGGGCCTGGAAAATCGCATCGTCTACGACCTGGTCGATGTCGTCGAGGGCCGCTGTCGGCTCAAACAGGCGCTGATCAAGGACAAGCGTTTTCCGGAACTGTTTCTGCTGCCAGCGGCCCAGACCCGCGACAAGGACGCCGTCAGCATGGAGGATATGATCGAACTCTGCAACGCCCTGCGCCGCGAGTTCGACTTTGTGCTGGTGGACTCGCCCGCCGGCATCGAGGCCGGCTTTCGCAACGCGATTGCCGGCGCCGACGAGGTCTTGATCGTCACCACCCCCGAAGTGTCGGCGGTGCGCGACGCGGATCGCATCGTTGGGCTGGTCGAGGCCTTTGACAAGGGCCACCCGCGCCTGATCCTCAACCGCCTCCGACCGGCCATGGTTACCCGCGGCGAGATGATGAGCCAGGACGATGTCGTCGAAATTCTGGCGATCGATCTGATCGGCGTGGTACCCGACGACGAAACGATCGTCACTTCCACCAACCGGGGCGAGGTTGCGGTGACGCTCAAACATTCGCTGGCCGGGCGCGCCTTCCAGGACATCGCCCGTCGCCTCATGGGCGAGGACGTGCCGCTGATGGTGCTCGATACGGATCAGGGCCTGCTACACCGCTTTTTTGGCGCGCTGGGTCTGCGGCCGCGCCGCGCCGTGCGTTGAGGCCGGCAATGCCCGCGCGCCGCCGCCAAACAGAGCATGTTGCCTGCAACGCCCCCGAGTTTAGCGGTCATGATGCGCGGATAGAGCACAGCCATACACGATGATGACGGAGTTGCGCATGAGCTTTCTAGATACCCTGCTCGGCCGCAAGCGCGAAAGCAGCTCAGCCGTCGCCAAAGAGCGCTTGCTGACGGTGCTCGTCCATGATCGCGTCAAGCTCACACCGGACATGCTGGAGGCGATGCAACGCGAGATCGTGGCCGTGATCTCGAAGTACGTCGATATCGTCGATCCCGACGCGATCCAGGTGTCGCTGCTGCGCGGCGAGGAGGCCGATCACCTGCAGGCCGATATTCCGGTGCGGCGCAGCCGCAGCTAAGGAGATCATGCAACCAACGCCACGTCGGATCGTGTTTCCACCCTGGGCGAAGATCGCGACGATCGCGATCATCATCGCGCTCACGATCCTGCTGCTGCGCGCGGTCGGCGGGCTGCTCGACCCATTCCTGTGGGCCATCGTTGCCGCCTACCTGCTCAACCCGCTGGTCACGCGTCTGAGCTACCATACCGGCCTGCGCCGCGTGTGGTGGGTGATCGTGCTCTACATCGTCGCCGGGCTGACCATCTACCTGGGCATCAATACCCTGGCGCCGCGGCTGGCGCGACAGTATAGCGATCTGCTGCAGGCGCTGCCCGATTTCGCTACACGCCTGTCGCACTGGATCGCTGCGCATGGCGTGATCGACGTTGGCGGTATCACCCTTGATCTGCGCCCCAACGAGCAAGAGATCAGCGCCTTCTTCGCGGAGCTGAGCCGCGAAATTCCGCGCAGCGTGCCGGAGATTGTGCTGGGCGTGTTTGAACGGCTGGTGCTGCTGCTGGTCTTTCTGGTAGTCACGTTCTACCTGCTGCTGGAGGCCGACCAGCTCACCGAGCACGTGTATGCGCTGATCCCCGCGCCCTACCGCGGCGAGATCCGCGAGCTGGGGAGGTCGATCGATCGCGTGCTGGGCGCCTACATCCGCAGCCAGTTGCTGTTGATCGTGATCATGGCCGCGCTGACCTACGTGCCGCTCTCGATCCTGGGCGTGCAGTATGCCCTGGTGCTGGCGATCGCCACCGGGTTCCTGGAGATCATCCCGTTTGTGGGGCCGTGGAGCGCCGCCGGCATTGCCATGCTGGTTTCGCTGCTGCAGGACGGCAACAACTTCGGCTGGCCCAACTGGCTGCTGGCGCTGGTGGTGGGGCTGATCTACCTGATCCTGCGCCAGATGGAGGATCATCTGATCATCCCCAACCTGGTGGGTCGCATCGTCAAGCTGCACCCGGTCGTCGTGATCTTTGCCATTCTAGCCGGAGCGGCGCTGGGTGGCGCGCTGGGCCTGCTGCTGGCCGTGCCCGTGGCTGCCACGATCAAAATCCTGCTGGCCTACCTCTACG
The sequence above is a segment of the Kallotenue papyrolyticum genome. Coding sequences within it:
- a CDS encoding tyrosine-type recombinase/integrase; translated protein: MHAPLTTFLPDYCAALRAAGRRPRGIEKYHHTMLRFIAWLGEGATQADITAESIQRYQEQLAARCSASTVCNALSTIRSFCRWSRRRGYRQDDPTEQAEWPRRRRPLPRPYTKREIGALLAALDGDDPVTRRNRRAVLLMLYAGLRISETAALEWRDIDLDHGELVVRDGKGGKMRRIPLHPRLRAELETVPVSERQPIRAVVGQPNGEPLTLKALGHVFDRWLRRRGIIATAHRLRHTFATELLRNGANIRYIQELLGHQDISTTEIYLGVYQDGLRDAIERLPTW
- a CDS encoding rod shape-determining protein, translating into MANPLRHLFGAFSRDLGIDLGTANTMVYARGKGIIIAEPSVVAMDRRTRRVQAVGTEAKAMVGKTPSSIVAVRPLKDGVIADFDVVEEMLKYFIQKSGAQRPRVVIGVPSGVTEVEKRAAKDAAENAGARQAFVVEEPMAAAIGAGLPVEEPIGSMIVDIGGGTTEVAVISLGGIVVNHSLRIAGDEIDEAIVQFARREYNLFIGERMAEKAKIAAGSAYPLDEEITVTLRGRDLLTGLPKAVEVSSVELREGIAGPISAIVEEVRTALEETPPELVADIMEHGIMLAGGGALLHGLAQRIAAETKMPVHIADEPLSCVARGAGRMVEEFANPKYRAILERSQNNGRMRLSESRWSRR
- the mreC gene encoding rod shape-determining protein MreC, which translates into the protein MRTTFDASNQPRSAPLGRRRATSLLLLLFCALALIILDNEGVLDPVKSRAHSVLLPAAARLTQVRLALGETLGMLTGQSATRQELARLQEEVSRLRQRNIELEAQLARLPLLEQELQIRTTYHWQTLAAEVVRGPTDDGRRLIRINKGRLDGVQIGMAVVAKEGGSPAALIGVVEQVFAQAADVLLITDYGSTISARTAGTDTPTVGMIVGQWQLGSRLRLTEVTRDVPLKEGQYVVTAGLSQALESDTPMAQIPPDVPIGTLLSVTQRGNVQTAEVQPFVDPDRVRNVWVIVGQN
- the mreD gene encoding rod shape-determining protein MreD; this encodes MGDRRPKLEQRIATEAIWAVLLLTLALFETSLAPTLWRFRVDWVLVLTLGWTLLYGLLPGVRIAIYGGLALDLLGSNPLGTHLLALLLSVILVALLGEPLDREAPLTTTPLLLAAALLYGLTLTTVLAISDAALPWQRLLLVEVLPTAIINTLVMIPATALLRRWQRRRQPAANLEWI
- a CDS encoding penicillin-binding transpeptidase domain-containing protein — protein: MSRLLIFRIAILLIFAVLVRQLFVLQFREGATLAQSALANTFRDVYERPLRGEIYAADGETLLAESRPSYTIAILRSQLPEDEAERQQIFAWLDDVLQFQSTLVVTPAEQLSYEPRLKQELELLAGPFDTPPPSLTEAFTITVPLSHSVEALQLTRQYTGTLLFRSPIEDLLRRADLPAYETVPLTTTTNLDIGRIILENKSVPPGLPGVQVEQNYQRHYPKSPETPSLAHILGYIGSFSECDILTRNPPRFWPAYLVARLRQPAQREQILEECFLDEETLRKLEANQDTQLRYLLTDRIGRAGLERAYEEVLRGQLGITRVEVDVTERLVSEPQVTRPTLPGNNLILTIDYALQQRTEQILRKWIAEAERRRVTSPPPSRPGQPDKRAYYPIEAGVALVMEVKTGRMLAMVSWPAFDNNIFNRPLSQDEAKAIFDPGYPRKPPAINQAIQGLYPPGSTWKQISAAAALAGGVIGPDTKLRDPGFLAVKNKYFENDPRFDQIFPNSVRRDNGWINVRQALQVSSNVFFQSVIGGTQYVRNLAEGEKIAGLDETAEKLADMAYAFGFGKPTGIPLPGELAGRVPSKSWKARQPGAFGQEAWTIGDTYNTAIGQGNLAVTPIQLLVASAAVANGGTLFQPQLVKEIRSPDGQLIDEIEPVINGRVPVAPEHLRVIREGMRLSVTDGLNVCARDDISGLAIAGKTGTAEYNEVIDPDKPATEDNIRKRSHAWFVGFAPYADPEIEVLVLIEGAGDMNDGSATLAVPAVTEIMQAYYQVTPPIDPATPIPPYNLPCH
- the minC gene encoding septum site-determining protein MinC, with translation MNGAIAIKGSRDGLRLLLADDADWQEVLEALDRQLERGAGFFHGAHLTIDIGARPLNEAELAAVLAIMQRHGLQPGQLATSTPEGRQAARAVGLATRPALRPAATPPERDADSALLVVRTLRSGQILRHHGHVTIVGDVNPGAEIIAGGHVVVWGRLRGRVHAGALGDVTAIVAALEFVPSLVQIADKLSQAPDQRPQGPEVARIAGDRIVVEPWEGSKR
- the minD gene encoding septum site-determining protein MinD, whose protein sequence is MARVITITSGKGGVGKTTTTANLGTALAMQGQRVVVVDADIGLRNLDVVMGLENRIVYDLVDVVEGRCRLKQALIKDKRFPELFLLPAAQTRDKDAVSMEDMIELCNALRREFDFVLVDSPAGIEAGFRNAIAGADEVLIVTTPEVSAVRDADRIVGLVEAFDKGHPRLILNRLRPAMVTRGEMMSQDDVVEILAIDLIGVVPDDETIVTSTNRGEVAVTLKHSLAGRAFQDIARRLMGEDVPLMVLDTDQGLLHRFFGALGLRPRRAVR
- the minE gene encoding cell division topological specificity factor MinE, coding for MSFLDTLLGRKRESSSAVAKERLLTVLVHDRVKLTPDMLEAMQREIVAVISKYVDIVDPDAIQVSLLRGEEADHLQADIPVRRSRS